From the Sphingomonas sabuli genome, the window GCAGGATCGTCAGCAGGCAGCCAAGCGCCAGCGCGGCGTAGAAATGCACGCCGTTGCGAAGCAGCAGCGGGATGGCGAGGAACATCGGCAGCGACGGCAGGACGAACCAGAAGGTCGCGGCGCTATGGTCGGCCATGTTGGCGGGATCGGGCGATGCCTGCCACAGCCAGATCATGCCCAGCACGGACACCAAAGGGAGCGAGGCGACGAGCCCGCCAAGCCCGGGATAGCGGCGGGCGATTTCGGAAACCGCGGCGACGATCAGGCCGCTTAACAGCGCCTTGACCGCCAGCCAGCCCCACATCAGCCGAACTTCTCCAGCTCTTCGTCCGGAATGCTTTCGTTGCCCCACACGGTCTGGACGTCGTCGTCGTCGTCCAGCGCGTCGAGCAGCTTGAGCAGGCTTTGCGCCTCGTCGCCGCGAACCTCGACCTCCAGGCCCGGCTTCCATGCCAGCTTGGTCGCTTCGGCTTCGCCCAGCATGCCTTCGAGCGCCTTGGCGACGGTGTGCAGTTCGTCGACGCTGGTCCAGATGCGGTGGCCGTCGTCGTCGGATTCGATGTCTTCCGCGCCCGCTTCCAGCGCCGCTTCGAGCACCTTGTCGGGATCGCCCGCGCTGGCCGGATATTCGATCAGGCCAAGCCGTTCGAAGCCGTGGCTGACGGACCCGGACGCGCCCAGATTGCCGCCGTTCTTGGAAAAAATCGTGCGCATGTTGGTCGCGGTGCGGTTGCGGTTGTCGGTCAGCGCCTCGACGATGATCGCGACCCCGGCCGGGCCGAATCCTTCATAGCGCAGTTCCTCGTAATTTTCGGTGTCGCCGCCCGACGCCTTGTCGATCGCCCGCTGGATATTGTCCTTGGGCATCGACTGCGCCTTTGCAGCCAGTACCGCGGCGCGCAGCCGCGGGTTCATGTCGGGATCGGGCAGGCCCATCTTCGCGGCCACCGTGATTTCGCGCGACAGCTTGGAGAACATCGACGAGCGCTTCTTATCCTGCGCGCCCTTGC encodes:
- a CDS encoding DUF3147 family protein, which codes for MWGWLAVKALLSGLIVAAVSEIARRYPGLGGLVASLPLVSVLGMIWLWQASPDPANMADHSAATFWFVLPSLPMFLAIPLLLRNGVHFYAALALGCLLTILLYAAMIALAPRVGIRL
- a CDS encoding YebC/PmpR family DNA-binding transcriptional regulator, with the protein product MAGHSKFKNIMHRKGAQDKKRSSMFSKLSREITVAAKMGLPDPDMNPRLRAAVLAAKAQSMPKDNIQRAIDKASGGDTENYEELRYEGFGPAGVAIIVEALTDNRNRTATNMRTIFSKNGGNLGASGSVSHGFERLGLIEYPASAGDPDKVLEAALEAGAEDIESDDDGHRIWTSVDELHTVAKALEGMLGEAEATKLAWKPGLEVEVRGDEAQSLLKLLDALDDDDDVQTVWGNESIPDEELEKFG